The following coding sequences lie in one Pungitius pungitius chromosome 18, fPunPun2.1, whole genome shotgun sequence genomic window:
- the rnf180b gene encoding E3 ubiquitin-protein ligase RNF180 isoform X3, with protein MAQWTIGKLNCQNCAGRLGGFNFVSRSSCPCGLDATVHLNKSRVDHDHKRHVLIVRPRRTRPEKERAGPLADVSRTELNSLRLMSHMSSVEASNPLPDTTRSSFSPSYCISHRSRCSGDEDSAVRPSCFCPGGLTIRSAAERAGRRAHGSTESPVLCPSSQQFDRDGEAPVDGAPCRSFVSGRPWSPLDRQLLQTAEDVESSPETAGIHEEVSVSDLSHRGGSISDSGQEPDEEVLLEGFMASTASSRLSKREKNRLKSLRRKQRRRERWLHSQLEQTESVSAPQSDSEGVTCAVCLEVYFSPYSCQPCGHVFCEPCLRTIAKNRPTNTPCPLCRTLISHTTFHKELNQTAETFFPKVYAARRRNFQNASCAKWSLPSSRKRFRSFWGEQRQAAGGRWHFVHGGFTLEALDFGDMRSWLFYIGLVIVYIHSVNWIMALLFLFCLIYYYLF; from the exons GACGCCACTGTCCACCTCAACAAAAGCCGCGTGGATCACGACCACAAACGCCACGTCCTCATCGTCCgtccgaggaggacgaggcctGAGAAGGAGCGGGCCGGTCCGCTGGCGGACGTCTCGAGAACCGAACTGAACAGTTTACGGCTCATGTCCCACATGAGTTCTGTTGAGGCCTCTAACCCACTGCCGGACACCACCCGGTCCTCTTTTAGTCCTTCGTACTGCATCTCTCACAGGAGTCGGTGCAGCGGGGACGAGGATTCTGCCGTCAGGCCCTCGTGTTTTTGCCCCGGGGGCCTGACGATCCGGTCTGCGGCAGAGAGGGCAGGTAGAAGAGCCCATGGCTCTACGGAGTCACCCGTCCTGTGTCCCAGCAGCCAGCAGTTCGACAGGGACGGTGAAGCCCCGGTCGACGGCGCCCCCTGCCGTTCGTTTGTCTCTGGAAGGCCTTGGTCACCTCTGGATCGACAGCTGCTGCAAACTGCGGAGGACGTTGAGTCTTCTCCTGAGACGGCGGGGATCCACGAGGAGGTTTCTGTTTCAGACCTGTCCCACAGAGGGGGGTCCATCTCTGACAGCGGACAGGAGCCGGACGAGGAAGTGCTG CTTGAAGGCTTCATGGCGTCCACAGCCTCAAGCAGACTGAGCAAAAGGGAGAAGAACCGTCTGAAGAGTCTTCGAaggaaacagaggaggagggagcgatGGCTGCACAGCCAGCTGGAGCAG ACCGAGAGTGTGAGCGCCCCACAGTCGGACAGTGAGGGCGTCACCTGCGCCGTCTGCCTCGAGGTGTACTTCAGCCCGTACAGCTGTCAGCCGTGCGGTCACGTCTTCTGCGAGCCGTGCCTCCGCACAATCGCCAAGAACCGGCCGACAAACACGCCGTGCCCTCTCTGCCGCACCCTCATCTCACACACCACCTTCCACAAAG AGCTCAACCAAACCGCAGAGACCTTCTTCCCGAAAGTGTACGCCGCCCGCAGGCGGAACTTCCAGAATGCTTCGTGTGCAAAATGGTCTCTGCCCAGCTCCCGCAAACGCTTCCGTAGCTTCTGGG GGGAGCAGAGGCAGGCGGCGGGGGGACGCTGGCACTTTGTCCACGGAGGCTTCACGCTGGAAGCTCTGGACTTTGGGGACATGCGCAGCTGGCTCTTCTACATCGGCCTCGTCATCGTCTACATCCATTCAGTCAACTGGATCATGGCTTTGCTCTTCCTCTTTTGCCTCATCTACTACTACTTATTTTAA